The following coding sequences are from one Thamnophis elegans isolate rThaEle1 chromosome 5, rThaEle1.pri, whole genome shotgun sequence window:
- the SCRT2 gene encoding transcriptional repressor scratch 2 — translation MKASCVNLSQSPGDGYIPACLPSSGYKNEKKKAHRRGASPDPLYTPIQEDYSDPESPQSSLSSHYFQGEAAVTESYSMDAFFIIDGRSRRRAEGPRHGAHRHACTECGKTYATSSNLSRHKQTHRSLDSKLARKCPTCSKAYVSMPALAMHLLTHNLKHKCAVCGKAFSRPWLLQGHMRSHTGEKPFGCSHCGKAFADRSNLRAHMQTHSALKHYRCKQCHKTFALKSYLHKHYESACFKGPEHACPAEN, via the coding sequence gATACATCCCGGCCTGCCTCCCCTCCTCAGGTTAcaagaatgagaagaagaaagCCCATCGCCGGGGGGCCTCTCCCGACCCCCTTTACACCCCCATCCAGGAGGACTACAGCGACCCCGAGAGCCCCCAATCCAGCCTCTCCTCTCACTACTTCCAGGGCGAAGCGGCCGTCACCGAGAGCTACTCCATGGATGCCTTCTTCATCATCGATGGACGATCCCGCCGGCGAGCCGAGGGCCCTCGTCACGGGGCGCACCGCCACGCCTGCACCGAATGCGGCAAGACCTACGCCACCTCCTCCAACCTCAGCCGGCACAAGCAGACGCACCGCAGCCTGGATAGCAAGCTGGCGCGCAAATGCCCGACGTGTAGCAAAGCCTACGTCTCCATGCCGGCCCTGGCCATGCACCTGCTGACCCACAACCTCAAACACAAGTGCGCCGTCTGCGGCAAGGCCTTCAGCCGACCGTGGCTGCTGCAGGGACACATGCGCTCGCACACCGGGGAGAAGCCCTTCGGCTGCTCGCACTGCGGGAAGGCTTTTGCCGACCGCTCCAACCTGCGGGCGCACATGCAAACCCACTCGGCGCTCAAGCACTACCGTTGCAAGCAATGCCACAAGACTTTCGCTCTCAAATCCTACCTCCACAAACACTACGAGTCGGCCTGCTTCAAAGGGCCCGAACACGCTTGCCCGGCGGAGAACtga